One window of Saprospiraceae bacterium genomic DNA carries:
- a CDS encoding OmpA family protein codes for MKQIIYLFLILFLGTKLFAQSDPKALVENYQKLNHDEAVRCILIDKQNYKWLGTDKGLYKMISMDLDPELIEKDSITGLAEDKRAKIWFGNRSQQVQTTDHLQNIILEQSKAEIRCMAYYKGDLWVGTEQGVFKISDDQDKVLNHYTIKNSKLPNNTINSMYADPYNRLWIGTDAGIAKIENKDWDVYEKQHHFTGAISTTEGVWLLSEDKMWLVYTEDGRERWQDGAVKRGLSKGPVRALVSDSKGRIYVASEILVQFDPYKEIALQIDEDYGFVSSQTLSLACDKNDDLWVGTADRGLFRIDMLDGEEEKFNVIAYSKGEIKCQGAKTAEIIVIAKGGKSPYSYNWNIPELKGSKNDSLGAGNYQITVNDAEGEEYVANIQIKEPEAIQISTLSKSGVSELNRKDGKASIQITGGTAPYKVLWSNGKTTLSNSNLPAGKNTIKVIDQNNCVIIGSIVIDQPKVIADLDRKKISVGQTLQINQLFFTADSSVINPESYAVLDEIYEFLSKNNDVVVEIGGHTNSIPPHEYCDRLSTARAQNVAEYLREKGILVEQVQFKGYGKRVPIASNETAAGRLKNQRVELKIISMK; via the coding sequence ATGAAACAAATCATTTATTTATTTCTAATACTTTTTTTAGGAACCAAGCTATTTGCTCAGTCAGATCCAAAAGCCTTGGTAGAAAATTACCAAAAATTGAATCATGATGAGGCTGTGCGATGCATCCTTATTGATAAACAAAATTACAAGTGGCTCGGGACTGATAAAGGACTTTATAAAATGATTTCTATGGATTTAGATCCTGAACTAATTGAAAAAGACTCTATTACCGGACTGGCAGAAGACAAAAGAGCTAAAATATGGTTTGGAAATCGCTCACAACAAGTACAAACGACCGATCATCTTCAAAATATCATTTTAGAACAAAGCAAAGCTGAAATTCGATGTATGGCTTATTATAAAGGCGATCTTTGGGTAGGCACCGAACAAGGGGTCTTCAAAATTTCAGACGATCAAGATAAAGTTTTAAATCACTACACGATTAAAAATTCCAAGCTTCCAAACAATACAATAAATAGCATGTACGCAGACCCTTACAATCGATTGTGGATTGGCACGGATGCAGGAATTGCAAAGATTGAAAACAAAGATTGGGATGTCTATGAAAAACAACACCACTTTACGGGCGCCATTTCAACCACAGAAGGTGTTTGGTTACTCTCTGAAGATAAAATGTGGTTGGTCTATACTGAAGATGGAAGAGAGCGTTGGCAAGATGGAGCCGTAAAAAGAGGATTAAGTAAAGGACCCGTGCGAGCATTGGTATCTGACAGTAAAGGGAGAATTTATGTGGCTTCTGAGATATTGGTTCAGTTTGATCCATATAAAGAAATCGCTTTGCAAATTGATGAAGATTATGGTTTTGTTTCATCACAAACGCTTTCATTGGCTTGTGATAAAAACGATGATTTATGGGTTGGTACGGCAGATCGCGGATTGTTTCGAATCGATATGCTGGACGGAGAAGAAGAAAAATTCAATGTCATTGCTTATAGTAAAGGTGAAATTAAATGCCAAGGAGCTAAAACTGCTGAGATTATTGTAATAGCCAAAGGAGGCAAATCTCCTTATTCGTATAATTGGAATATACCAGAACTTAAAGGTTCTAAAAATGATAGTCTTGGTGCTGGAAATTATCAAATCACAGTTAATGATGCGGAAGGAGAAGAATATGTTGCCAATATTCAAATAAAAGAACCGGAAGCCATTCAAATTTCTACGTTGAGTAAATCCGGGGTTAGTGAATTGAATCGAAAGGATGGAAAAGCTAGCATTCAAATTACCGGAGGCACCGCACCTTACAAAGTGCTTTGGTCTAATGGAAAGACAACCTTGAGCAATTCAAATTTGCCAGCAGGAAAGAACACCATAAAAGTTATCGACCAAAACAATTGCGTTATCATAGGAAGCATTGTGATAGACCAACCTAAAGTGATCGCAGATTTAGATCGTAAAAAAATATCAGTAGGCCAAACATTACAAATCAATCAATTATTCTTCACCGCTGACTCTTCCGTAATCAATCCGGAATCTTATGCGGTACTGGATGAAATTTATGAATTCTTATCTAAAAACAATGATGTAGTGGTAGAAATTGGTGGTCATACCAACAGCATTCCGCCGCATGAATATTGTGATCGCCTTAGTACTGCACGAGCACAAAATGTTGCTGAATACTTGCGAGAAAAAGGCATTTTAGTCGAACAAGTTCAATTTAAAGGATATGGAAAGCGGGTACCTATTGCGAGCAATGAAACAGCTGCAGGCCGACTTAAAAATCAACGCGTTGAATTAAAAATAATCTCTATGAAATAG
- a CDS encoding type II toxin-antitoxin system RelE/ParE family toxin — MVRLNWTPRSLNDLDSIAEFISEDSVKYAKIQVKRIRNKARIIKDPIYIGRLFPNIMPLQ; from the coding sequence ATGGTTCGTTTAAATTGGACTCCCAGGTCCCTTAACGACTTAGACTCCATCGCAGAATTCATTTCAGAAGATTCAGTTAAATATGCTAAAATTCAAGTAAAACGAATTCGCAACAAAGCAAGAATTATTAAAGACCCCATTTACATTGGAAGACTTTTCCCGAATATAATGCCCCTTCAATAA
- a CDS encoding T9SS type A sorting domain-containing protein, protein MKATCLWLSACIWLIGNGVLYAKSNFNFYLECPPSVTVYCYDDVSNLDKWGIAYVWENYKKKPAPPPTKVVYNTNACGIGTIIRYWEVEDPHWVIQKCSQTITVIGGTNFTSADISWPPAYTIDGCNPSTDPRVLPYPYNYPTFNKLKCAQPMYSYKDTKYTVSDGCMKILRDWKVIDWCQYKPNTYPTVGQWTYTQVIKLIVSDSTAKLICPLDTIIQSTMNCKGAYVKLDSAKAISKCGFLLSIKNNSPYSKSKGPDASGDYPLGTTEFYYTAEYGCGKEIKCKVRVTVKNKIGPVPYCLNGLIVALMPVDTNKDGTPDDGMIAVWAKDFNLGSYHPCGYKKLTFSFSADTSFKSRIFTCADLGKNEVQMWVTDSLGNQSYCKTYLEVQNNSAQIPDCKRKDSITTTITVSGLVTDDQNQNLSDVKTVLKMKSGYKIIPSLIPVIKTWYDTIVRPSGLKLYIRHTDTTYITKYDTISSQWSKELFSASNGTYKFGDLIKGQDYYLSLNKREFAYKGIDINDLIVLLKHISGSQPIVNTYKLVAADINSDGAINQIDFDLLYDVVSGAVPYESLPFHWRFVRKAFVFTNPLNPFLNNFDQAFEIPAIAKSLLNVDYMAIRVGELDGITKGVINIQLQDRNARPENSLNAFQVVNLFPNPFQDQPVNFQLELMRPATLTVSWYNVAGKLIVQNVCSFDKGLQFWEQDLKIAHASGILIYKITDGQQVKYGKLSHSE, encoded by the coding sequence ATGAAAGCTACCTGTTTGTGGCTAAGTGCTTGCATTTGGCTGATTGGCAATGGCGTGTTGTACGCAAAATCCAATTTTAATTTTTATTTGGAATGTCCTCCTTCTGTTACTGTCTATTGTTACGATGATGTTAGTAATTTGGATAAGTGGGGAATTGCTTATGTCTGGGAGAATTACAAAAAAAAACCGGCACCTCCTCCAACGAAAGTGGTTTATAATACCAATGCTTGTGGAATTGGAACCATTATTCGTTATTGGGAAGTAGAAGATCCACATTGGGTCATTCAGAAATGCTCTCAAACAATCACAGTTATTGGGGGTACAAATTTCACCTCTGCAGATATTAGCTGGCCCCCGGCTTACACAATTGATGGTTGCAATCCGAGCACCGATCCACGTGTCTTACCATACCCTTACAATTATCCAACCTTTAATAAACTGAAATGTGCGCAACCCATGTATTCTTATAAAGATACCAAGTATACCGTATCCGATGGTTGTATGAAAATACTCAGAGATTGGAAAGTTATAGACTGGTGTCAATATAAACCGAATACCTATCCGACAGTAGGTCAATGGACTTATACACAAGTCATTAAATTAATTGTGAGTGATTCAACTGCAAAACTAATTTGTCCTTTGGACACCATCATTCAATCTACGATGAATTGTAAAGGTGCTTATGTAAAATTAGATTCCGCAAAAGCCATATCAAAATGTGGATTTTTGCTCAGCATAAAAAACAATTCACCGTATTCAAAAAGCAAAGGCCCTGATGCCAGTGGTGATTATCCGCTAGGTACCACGGAATTTTATTATACTGCTGAATATGGTTGCGGTAAAGAGATTAAATGTAAAGTAAGGGTTACTGTTAAGAATAAAATCGGACCTGTCCCATATTGTTTGAATGGATTGATTGTAGCATTAATGCCAGTTGATACCAACAAAGATGGTACGCCGGATGATGGAATGATCGCAGTTTGGGCTAAAGATTTTAATTTAGGATCGTATCATCCGTGCGGATATAAAAAACTCACATTTTCATTTTCAGCAGATACTAGCTTTAAATCCAGAATATTTACGTGTGCAGATTTAGGAAAGAATGAAGTTCAGATGTGGGTTACGGACTCTTTGGGAAATCAATCCTATTGTAAAACCTATTTGGAAGTTCAAAACAACAGTGCGCAAATACCGGATTGTAAACGAAAAGACAGCATCACAACAACGATCACTGTTTCTGGTTTGGTGACAGATGATCAAAATCAGAATCTAAGCGATGTAAAAACCGTTCTAAAAATGAAGTCTGGTTATAAAATTATACCAAGCTTGATTCCTGTTATTAAAACCTGGTATGATACCATTGTTCGTCCAAGCGGATTGAAATTATACATCCGACATACAGACACTACTTATATTACGAAGTATGATACCATTAGCAGTCAATGGTCTAAAGAATTATTTTCGGCTTCAAATGGAACCTATAAATTTGGAGATTTAATAAAGGGCCAGGATTATTATTTAAGCCTTAACAAAAGAGAATTCGCGTATAAAGGTATTGACATCAATGACCTGATTGTACTGTTAAAGCATATTTCAGGTTCACAGCCTATAGTAAATACGTACAAATTAGTAGCTGCGGATATCAATAGCGACGGTGCAATCAATCAAATAGATTTCGACCTTTTGTATGATGTGGTATCAGGAGCAGTACCGTATGAAAGTTTACCATTTCATTGGCGTTTTGTGAGAAAGGCATTTGTATTTACAAATCCATTAAATCCATTTTTAAATAATTTTGATCAGGCTTTTGAAATTCCGGCAATTGCAAAGTCATTGCTTAATGTCGATTACATGGCGATCCGGGTAGGGGAGTTGGATGGTATAACAAAAGGAGTTATTAATATTCAATTACAAGATAGAAATGCTAGGCCAGAAAATAGTTTAAATGCATTTCAAGTGGTAAACCTATTTCCAAATCCGTTCCAGGATCAACCGGTTAATTTTCAATTAGAATTGATGCGACCTGCAACTTTAACTGTAAGTTGGTATAATGTGGCAGGAAAATTGATAGTACAAAATGTCTGCTCTTTCGACAAAGGCCTCCAGTTTTGGGAGCAAGATTTAAAAATTGCCCATGCATCAGGAATTTTAATTTATAAAATAACTGATGGCCAACAAGTAAAATATGGAAAGCTCAGTCATTCAGAATAA
- a CDS encoding type 1 periplasmic binding fold superfamily protein encodes MKLQLNYLLGICLFTIFFCIVSCSEDTPLVNESELITTLEFVLKTQNGSDSIVFSFKDLDGDGGNPPVIISPKLKSNTNYLTSLKLLNESSAPIVNITEEIISEGTEHQFFYTPTGQANLQFTYLDFDTNTYPVGTKTNMATGNPGTGILKINLKHLPDKKASGVQNGDITNSGGETDIELTFDIVVE; translated from the coding sequence ATGAAACTTCAATTAAACTATCTTTTAGGCATTTGCCTTTTTACTATATTCTTTTGCATTGTTTCTTGTTCAGAAGACACCCCTTTGGTAAATGAATCAGAACTCATTACCACGTTGGAATTCGTATTAAAAACACAAAATGGTTCTGATTCAATCGTATTTAGTTTTAAAGATTTAGATGGAGATGGCGGAAATCCACCTGTCATTATTTCACCAAAATTAAAATCCAATACCAATTATCTGACAAGCTTGAAATTATTGAACGAATCCAGTGCTCCCATTGTAAACATTACAGAAGAAATTATTTCAGAAGGCACTGAACATCAGTTTTTTTACACACCCACTGGTCAGGCAAATTTACAATTTACATATCTTGATTTTGATACGAACACCTATCCTGTGGGTACAAAAACAAACATGGCTACTGGAAACCCTGGTACAGGTATTTTGAAAATTAACTTGAAACATTTACCAGATAAAAAAGCAAGTGGAGTTCAAAATGGCGACATCACAAACTCCGGTGGAGAAACTGATATTGAACTAACATTTGATATCGTTGTAGAATGA
- a CDS encoding TonB-dependent receptor, producing MRLILSLLLSWMISDFGHTQECTLRLSGKIIDPHHNSSLEFASVYIEETGQYGETDSVGAYEILKLCPGEYHLTIRHIGCETKSMFVELNESKVLNIEMEHHAYYLQSITIQDHRNRNESTTQNTLKTNELLKDSGKPLSSMLENISGVYSIKNGSGIAKPVIHGLTGNRVSILNNGVLQAGQQWGADHAPEIDPLSAQQITVIKGVDAIPYGGNSLGGIILTESGPVDQDPHVHGTALVHYQSNGRGMYSGIRIDQARKHFDWRYTGSLKINGDHSSPNYFLSNTGNREVGSSLEWIRKIQSYKQHKLYYSFFYSAPGILRGSHIGNLTDLESAIHADTPFFTKDHFSYSLESPRQKIEHHLLKWNYQHNDSNKLLEIQAASQINHRREYDVRRGSRSDIPALDLVLQSYTLDIKQRLQLEHDVLYYGLQTKFNTNQNQAGTGILPLIPDYQLYNGAVFMNWKHPWANNIVELGARYDLIHQQVHPYSLSLPRTLLKESASFHNVSSAIGIRRTIVDAWEIRFNAGYTKRSPEINERFSFGLHQAVAGIEEGNRNLRSENAFKGILTQSINITEHFNLEWSSYFQYINDFIFLEPQKELRLTIRGAFPLFIYKQTDALISGMDFLTRYEFATNWQLIAQAAILKGRDLNQNNHLVSMPPNSLSASLSYQMNTLWKCKNVKISLRAKQVFKSNASENNQELLAPPNAYFLLNPAIETEFKAFSKNFKLQFLVENLLNTSYRDYLNRLRYFADEEGISLNFNLKMNF from the coding sequence ATGAGACTTATTCTAAGTCTATTATTGAGTTGGATGATTTCTGATTTTGGTCATACACAGGAATGCACGCTTCGTCTGTCTGGTAAAATTATTGACCCACATCATAACTCAAGTTTGGAATTTGCTTCCGTTTACATAGAAGAAACGGGACAATATGGTGAAACCGATTCAGTTGGTGCATATGAAATCCTAAAACTTTGTCCAGGTGAATACCATCTGACCATTCGCCATATAGGTTGTGAAACAAAATCCATGTTTGTCGAATTGAATGAATCAAAGGTTTTAAACATTGAAATGGAACATCATGCCTATTATTTGCAAAGCATCACCATTCAAGACCACAGAAACAGAAATGAGTCGACAACCCAGAATACTTTAAAAACAAATGAGTTATTAAAAGACAGTGGCAAGCCCTTATCCAGTATGCTTGAAAATATTTCAGGAGTATATTCTATAAAAAATGGTTCTGGAATTGCAAAGCCGGTTATTCATGGATTAACTGGAAATCGCGTGAGCATATTAAATAATGGTGTTTTACAGGCTGGTCAGCAATGGGGTGCCGATCATGCTCCTGAAATTGATCCGCTGAGTGCACAGCAAATCACAGTTATAAAAGGTGTAGATGCCATACCGTATGGAGGAAATAGTTTAGGGGGAATTATACTTACCGAAAGCGGACCGGTGGATCAAGATCCACATGTGCATGGTACTGCATTGGTGCATTATCAATCGAATGGACGCGGAATGTACAGTGGGATTCGAATTGATCAAGCCCGAAAACATTTTGACTGGAGATACACCGGGTCATTAAAAATTAATGGGGATCATTCAAGCCCAAATTACTTCCTAAGCAATACCGGAAATCGGGAAGTAGGCAGTTCGCTGGAGTGGATCAGGAAAATACAATCGTATAAACAGCATAAACTTTACTACAGTTTCTTTTATTCAGCACCAGGAATTTTAAGAGGATCTCACATCGGAAATTTAACCGATCTTGAATCTGCTATTCATGCTGATACTCCCTTCTTTACCAAGGACCATTTCAGTTATTCACTCGAATCACCAAGACAAAAAATTGAACATCACTTATTAAAATGGAATTATCAGCACAATGATTCAAATAAACTTCTTGAAATACAAGCCGCAAGCCAAATCAATCATAGAAGGGAATATGATGTAAGACGCGGATCAAGATCCGATATCCCTGCATTGGATCTTGTATTGCAATCTTATACTTTGGACATCAAACAACGATTACAATTAGAACATGATGTCCTTTATTATGGTTTACAAACAAAATTCAACACAAACCAAAATCAAGCAGGAACTGGAATTTTGCCATTAATCCCAGATTATCAGTTATACAATGGTGCAGTTTTTATGAATTGGAAACATCCGTGGGCAAATAACATTGTTGAACTGGGTGCACGATATGATTTAATTCATCAACAAGTCCATCCTTATTCGTTAAGTTTACCAAGGACCCTCCTAAAAGAATCCGCTTCCTTTCACAATGTGTCATCTGCTATTGGAATTCGCCGAACTATCGTTGACGCTTGGGAAATACGTTTTAATGCCGGATATACAAAACGGTCCCCAGAAATCAATGAACGATTTAGCTTTGGATTGCATCAGGCTGTTGCTGGCATTGAAGAAGGCAACAGAAATTTAAGATCTGAAAACGCATTCAAAGGAATTTTAACTCAATCCATAAATATTACAGAGCATTTCAATTTAGAATGGAGCAGTTATTTTCAATATATAAATGACTTTATATTTCTGGAGCCTCAAAAGGAACTCCGATTGACCATTCGGGGTGCATTCCCATTATTTATTTATAAACAAACTGATGCCCTAATTTCCGGAATGGATTTTTTAACACGATACGAATTTGCTACAAACTGGCAATTGATTGCTCAGGCAGCCATTTTGAAAGGCAGAGATTTAAATCAAAACAATCACTTAGTTTCTATGCCACCTAATAGTTTAAGCGCTTCGTTAAGTTACCAAATGAATACTTTGTGGAAATGCAAGAATGTCAAAATCTCCTTAAGGGCTAAGCAAGTATTTAAATCAAATGCCTCCGAAAACAATCAAGAACTTTTAGCACCTCCAAATGCTTACTTTCTTTTAAATCCTGCAATTGAAACTGAGTTCAAAGCATTTTCAAAGAATTTCAAATTGCAGTTTTTGGTTGAAAACTTGTTGAATACTTCATACAGGGATTACCTCAATCGCCTTCGTTATTTTGCTGATGAAGAGGGCATTAGCTTAAATTTTAACCTTAAAATGAATTTTTAA
- a CDS encoding LemA family protein has translation MIYLIIVVAIALLAVFIYNGLVSAKNAVMDSWSNIDVALKRRFDLIPNLVNTVKGYAAHESGTLEKVIAARNAAMNVPKGDINGQIAADHTLTASLRQVFALAENYPDLKANTNFLQLQDKLNEIESNLENARRYYNATVRENNNKVEGFPGVLFASSFGFHTFDFFESDEQSRQNVNVQF, from the coding sequence ATGATTTATTTAATTATCGTAGTTGCCATAGCACTTCTTGCCGTTTTTATCTATAACGGATTGGTAAGCGCAAAAAATGCCGTCATGGACTCCTGGAGCAATATTGATGTTGCATTAAAAAGACGTTTTGACTTAATTCCTAATTTGGTGAATACCGTAAAAGGATACGCGGCCCATGAATCTGGGACGCTTGAAAAAGTGATTGCAGCACGTAATGCCGCAATGAATGTCCCTAAAGGAGATATCAATGGACAAATTGCAGCGGACCATACATTAACCGCAAGTCTGCGGCAGGTTTTTGCATTAGCAGAAAATTATCCAGACTTAAAAGCCAACACCAACTTTTTACAGTTACAGGATAAATTGAATGAAATTGAATCGAATCTTGAAAATGCACGCCGCTATTACAATGCCACTGTACGTGAAAACAATAATAAAGTGGAGGGTTTTCCAGGGGTATTGTTTGCGAGTAGTTTTGGCTTTCATACATTTGACTTCTTCGAATCAGATGAACAAAGTCGTCAAAATGTGAATGTTCAATTTTAA
- a CDS encoding DUF2207 domain-containing protein — MRYIPLYVLIVLLSFVNAYAQEFYYIPNYRVEIKVLKDGSLDITETIQAQFTEPRHGLLVDKPLKYKVDTRTSGEWLDQLFPHELFIENIRVEQHNFEVQRMGTGIRIKIGDADKYVEGEQIYKIHYKIWNGLLHGNGKTELYWNLIGDHWNTDIRKLDFKIEIPKGINLTSSDYEIRTGTYGAREQAGVINYNNGVFEGYSTETLGNGKAMTVAIRMPEGIIQTYSKTSLWFYHFKYVLLPLMMLVSFFYAWWKHGRDTKLADMVAYMPPKDMDSALAGYAIDIRSDKRDALSLIPYFGSLGYLKIEHLKKKGFFEEDQITFIKLKPLPANAAPHQRMFFEGLFASRDRVTLESLKDSFYVTLQNTLQSIKDSVLNSDYFTRKSVSIYWTAIWSIILAAILNAVFCFFAGRFVFLGFTILLALVLILIAFILLKRSQKGDEEFKEIKGFKKFIKLAEKSKLEFLIKEDPSYFDKTLPYAIAFNCVDEWCDKFNGIQMQAPTWYSSNVPFYNSSGVWNMSNFSETMSSSLSEMRSVMSSQPSSSGSSSGGGGSFSGGGFGGGGGSSW; from the coding sequence ATGCGTTATATCCCCTTATATGTATTAATTGTATTATTATCTTTTGTAAATGCATATGCTCAGGAATTCTATTACATCCCAAACTATCGGGTTGAAATAAAGGTTTTAAAAGACGGCAGCCTGGATATTACTGAAACCATTCAGGCCCAATTTACTGAACCCCGGCATGGCCTTTTAGTAGACAAACCTTTAAAGTACAAAGTTGATACCAGGACTTCCGGTGAATGGCTGGATCAATTATTTCCACATGAATTATTTATTGAAAACATTCGCGTAGAACAACACAATTTTGAAGTTCAACGGATGGGAACCGGAATCCGTATTAAAATTGGAGATGCAGATAAATATGTAGAAGGCGAACAAATTTACAAGATTCACTATAAAATCTGGAATGGTTTATTGCATGGCAATGGAAAAACGGAGCTGTATTGGAATCTGATCGGGGATCATTGGAATACCGATATCAGAAAGCTTGATTTTAAAATTGAAATTCCTAAAGGAATAAATTTGACTTCATCTGATTACGAAATCAGAACAGGAACCTATGGTGCCAGGGAGCAAGCCGGAGTTATTAATTACAATAATGGAGTCTTTGAAGGGTATAGCACTGAAACACTAGGCAACGGAAAAGCAATGACAGTTGCAATCCGTATGCCGGAAGGAATCATTCAAACCTATTCCAAAACAAGTTTGTGGTTCTACCATTTTAAATACGTATTGCTACCCTTGATGATGTTGGTTAGTTTTTTCTATGCCTGGTGGAAACATGGACGAGATACCAAATTAGCTGATATGGTAGCTTATATGCCACCAAAAGATATGGATTCTGCATTGGCTGGATATGCCATTGATATCCGTTCTGATAAACGAGATGCACTGTCCTTGATTCCGTATTTTGGATCCTTGGGTTATTTAAAGATTGAACACCTAAAAAAGAAAGGATTCTTTGAAGAAGATCAGATTACATTTATAAAATTAAAACCACTTCCTGCAAATGCAGCTCCACACCAGAGAATGTTTTTTGAAGGACTCTTTGCAAGCAGGGATCGTGTTACATTAGAAAGCCTAAAAGACAGTTTTTACGTTACCCTTCAAAATACACTTCAGTCCATTAAGGACTCCGTATTAAATTCTGATTATTTCACACGAAAATCTGTGAGTATTTATTGGACTGCCATATGGTCAATAATCCTCGCCGCAATTTTGAATGCTGTATTCTGTTTTTTTGCGGGACGGTTTGTTTTTCTTGGATTTACTATACTACTAGCCTTAGTACTGATACTTATAGCCTTTATCCTGTTAAAGCGATCCCAAAAAGGAGATGAAGAATTTAAGGAAATCAAAGGTTTTAAAAAATTTATAAAGCTGGCTGAAAAATCCAAACTTGAATTTTTAATAAAAGAAGACCCATCGTATTTTGATAAAACCCTCCCTTATGCCATTGCATTTAATTGTGTTGATGAATGGTGTGACAAATTTAATGGAATCCAAATGCAAGCCCCGACCTGGTATTCCTCAAATGTGCCCTTCTACAATTCATCCGGTGTTTGGAATATGTCGAATTTTTCTGAAACGATGTCTTCATCATTAAGTGAAATGCGATCCGTTATGTCCAGTCAACCATCATCCAGTGGATCTTCCTCAGGAGGAGGAGGTTCATTTTCAGGAGGTGGATTTGGAGGTGGAGGTGGCAGCAGTTGGTAA
- a CDS encoding DUF983 domain-containing protein: protein MDYSFKMHEKCPVCKESFNREPGFYYGAMFISYIFSGFFSLLFAGMLILVFKLDWQLSLFILCLVLIGSFVFWFKFSRSIWIHFFVDYKGSPESNDEPLR, encoded by the coding sequence TTGGATTATAGCTTTAAAATGCATGAAAAATGTCCTGTTTGCAAAGAGTCTTTTAACAGAGAGCCCGGATTTTATTACGGAGCCATGTTTATTTCATATATCTTCTCTGGCTTTTTTAGTTTGCTTTTTGCAGGGATGCTCATCCTTGTTTTCAAATTGGATTGGCAGCTAAGCTTGTTTATACTTTGTTTAGTGCTGATTGGCAGCTTTGTATTCTGGTTTAAGTTCTCTCGTTCTATCTGGATTCATTTTTTTGTGGATTATAAAGGGAGTCCAGAATCAAATGACGAACCGCTTAGATAA
- a CDS encoding histone H1-like repetitive region-containing protein → MAKARSTAKKPAKKAGAKKATAKKGAAKKAAPKKAAKKGGAKKATAKKAAPKKAAKKGGAKKATAKKAAPKKAAKKGGAKKATAKKAAPKKAAKKGGAKKATAKKGGAKKATAKKGGAKKATAKKGGAKKATAKKGGAKKATAKKPAKKASRPRKKAAAAPAPMAPMGGEMMMS, encoded by the coding sequence ATGGCAAAAGCACGTTCAACTGCTAAAAAACCTGCTAAAAAAGCAGGCGCTAAAAAAGCTACCGCTAAGAAAGGGGCAGCTAAAAAAGCTGCTCCAAAAAAAGCAGCTAAAAAAGGTGGTGCTAAAAAAGCAACTGCTAAAAAAGCTGCTCCAAAAAAAGCAGCTAAAAAAGGTGGTGCTAAAAAAGCTACCGCTAAAAAAGCAGCTCCTAAGAAAGCAGCTAAAAAAGGTGGTGCTAAAAAAGCTACCGCTAAAAAAGCAGCTCCTAAGAAAGCAGCTAAAAAAGGCGGAGCTAAAAAAGCAACTGCTAAAAAAGGTGGTGCTAAAAAAGCAACTGCTAAAAAAGGTGGTGCTAAAAAAGCTACCGCTAAAAAAGGTGGTGCTAAAAAAGCTACCGCTAAAAAAGGTGGTGCTAAAAAAGCTACCGCTAAAAAACCAGCTAAGAAAGCATCTAGACCCAGAAAGAAAGCCGCTGCTGCACCAGCACCAATGGCACCAATGGGTGGAGAGATGATGATGTCTTAA